The DNA sequence AGGGCTTGTCCCCCACGTTGCACAGGCCGACTGCCAGCTCCCCGCGGTAGTCACTGTCTATCACACCCACGCAGTTGCTGAGGGTGATGCCGTGCTTTACACCCAGTCCGCTGCGTCCGCACAAAAGGCCGACGGTGCCTTCCGGCAGTGCTGCGGCAATGCCGGTGGGTACCTGTACGAGGTCGCCTGGCGCAATGGTCAGCGGCTTTTGCAAGCAGGCACATAAATCCAGTCCGGCGGAACCCACTGTTGCACGCACGGGAAGAATGGCCTCCGTGCGCATTTTTTTAATCAATATTGTCATAGAATACCTCTGTCGTACAGTCCGCGTGTTATGCTGCCGCCAATGGACTGGTCGGCCGCTGCCATTCGGAGAATTTTGGCACGTCCCGGCAGCGTTTCTGTCGTAAAGCGCAGAACGCCAAAGTCCATATTGGAAAGCGTGCTCAGCCGGCCCAAAAGAGACAGCGGGACACTGTTCAGCACATCACTGCATCCACCAAAGCACTGCACCGGGAACTGCATACCCATGCGGTCTGTCAGGGACTGTGCTGTTCTGCAGTGGCGGCAGCCGCCGCCGTTTGCAATTGGACAATTGCGTGTCAGCATCAGCGGCAGGCGGCCGTATACCAGCAGCCCGCGCGGCAGACTGCCGCCCAGAGCCGCTGCCTGCTGAAGCGTTAATTCAAAGCTTAATTCCGTATCAGTCAGACCAAATTCAGTATACCAACGAAGGGCAGCAGAATTTGTCACATTCAGCGAAAAACCGCCGTGCGGGGTAAGGCCCAGTTCCCGCGCAAGGCCGACGCTGTTAAGGGTGCCGGTCCATACGTCCCGAAACCCTTCTTCGGCGGTTTCCTGCAGCGAGCGGCGCACGGATTCCTCTGTGCCGAACATTCCGCGGGGCAGTTCCAGCCAAACGGAAAAGCCGCGCCGCCGCAGTTCTTTCAGGGCGGAAAGAGGCAGGCTGTAGGGAACCAAAATGCTTTCGCATACAGCCGCTTCATCAGGCACCTGTCCGTCCGGAAAACGGGCACGCAGCGTGAACGCCGCCGCCCGGTGCGGTTCCGTGGAAAGTGGGACCGCAGTGAACGGAATGGGCGAGTGCTGGCTGCGCTGCTCCAGCAGCTGTTCCAGCACGTCCCGCCGCAGGTGGTTCAGCACGGATACCGGCACAGAGAGGCTGTCCCCAATACGGCACTGTACATTTGCGGCCAGAAACGGGGTGCTGCCGGTTTTTTGCAGATGTTCTGTACAGAAAGCATTTGTCAGCGGGCGTGTGCGTGCTGGCTGCGGCAGTACAGGGCTTTCTGCGGCGGCCGTATGGCCCGCTTCATCGCGTACCTGCAGCTGTACCGGCTTTCCTTCCTGTATGGTCAGAACAAAGGAAACCGGGATATGGGAAAATTCCCGGCGGTACAGCCCGCGCAGATGAGCGCAGGCTTCCGATGTATCGGAAGAGTCCTCTTTGCTGCGTGTGCCGAACATGGTGCGGCCGCGTTTTCCGTCCGGATAACCCGTTGTAAAGCCGGAGCGGGAAAAGACATGGTGCAGGTCCCGCAGCAGCTGCGGGGGAAGCGGCTGTCCGTCCGCGGCAAGCCGACCGGCGTGTGTGGCCGCTGCTACATATTCGGGCCGCTTCATGCGGCCTTCAATTTTGAAGGAGTCAATTCCGGCATCCCGCAGTTCCTGCAGGCGCGGAATCATAGAAAGGTCCTTGAGGGACAGGTCATGGCCGGTGCCGCCCGGCGCCGCAAACGGCAGTCGGCAGGGTTGGGCGCACTGTCCGCGGTTTCCGCTTCTGCGGCCCAGCACGGCGCTGAACCAGCACTGTCCCGAAACACTCATGCACAGGGCACCATGAACGAAAGATTCCAATTCCACATTAGGACAGGCGCGGTGTATCTGCTTTATTTCCGTAAGGCTCAGTTCCCGCGACAGTACGACACGCGAAAAACCGGCGGTTTGGCAGGCCCGCACACCGGCGGGCGTGTGAATGCTCATCTGTGTGCTGGCGTGCAGCGGAAGGTCCGGGCAGCACCGGCGCAGCAGGTACAGCAGGCCGGGGTCCTGTACCAGAACCGCATCTACCGGCAGGGAGCAGGCGTACTGCACCAGTTCCAGCGCGGCGGGCAGTTCCGCTTCATGCAGCAGAATGTTTACGGCCAAATGTACCCGCACTCCGCGTCCATGACAGTAGGCAACTGCCTGCTTCAGTTCTTCTTTGGAAAAATTGTGGGCACCGGCTCTGGCGGAAAAAGAGCTGGCACCCAAATATACGGCATCCGCACCGGCACGCACAGCAGCAGTCAGGGCTTCCGGGCTGCCGGCAGGCGCCAAAACTTCAGGTTTCATTATTTTTTTCATGTTTATCCTCAAAAAGGCTTAAAAAATCCGCACCGCTTTTTTCCGTCTTCGGCTGCGGGCGCGAGAACACACCGGAGGTTTCACGCTCCACAGGGGCCTGCTGGGCGGTGCGGGCAGAGGGGTCAGGCTCCTCCTGCCCCAAGCGTGCGCGCAGACAGGCGGTCTCCTGCCGCAGACGGTTGGCTTCCTGCTGGGCCTCACGGGCCTGCTGGTTTGCTTTGGCAGTATCGGCAAGACAGCGCTGCATCTGCTGGCGCAGAGCTTCTGCTGCCTCTTTTTCTTTATGATAATCGTCACAGAAAGAAAGTGCCGCAACAATGGCGGTGACTGTCCCGGAGGCGCGCACGCTTTGACGGGAAAGCTGCAGCATACAGGTTTGTACTTCTGCCGCAAGAGAACGGACATAGGCTTCATTGTTTTCTGTGCCAACCGCACATTCTGTACCGCATATGGTCAGGCGGACACTGTGTTTACTCATTTGGCAGACCTCTCTTTCTAAAATATCTATTTTATTATACCCTATTTTCCGTCTGGAAGAAAGCATTTTCGGCAAATTTAGAGGCAGTATCTTTTTACCCGGAACGCTGTCGCCTAAAAAACGCAGTTTTGTACAAAATACACAATAATACGCCCATATTTCTACATAGCGGTTCTGTCACAAGAACGTGTAAAAAACACGGAAAAACCGCATGATTTCACCGTATTTCATGAATTTTGGCGGAAAAAGGGAAAATCATATGTAGTCATTGAAAAGCTGTGTATTTTGGCATATAATATAAATCAAATATTTTCATAACGGTCCAGTCAGAAAAAACAAAAAGTGTGCCCTGCCTGAAACGGAGGAATTCGCTCATGGAGTATAAGCATTCGGTCCCACAGATAGAAAAACAGATTTTGGCGAAGCTGGAACACGGCTATGGTGTCGGTCTGGAGAATGCAACCAACGACCAGATTTATAAATCAGTAGCGCTAATTGCTCGTGAGATGATGGAGCAAGGGTGCAGTGAGTTTATGGCGGAAGCCGAGAAAACAAAGACCAAACAAGTTTACTATCTATGCATGGAATTCCTGCTGGGACGCAGCCTGAAAAACACGCTTTTTAACCTCGGTGTGGAAAACGATTTTCGGGAGGCTCTGCGTCAAATGGGCGTAAAGCTGGATTCCCTATATGACTGTGAGCCAGATGCCGGTTTGGGAAACGGCGGTCTGGGTCGTTTGGCCGCGTGCTTTATGGATGCGCTGGCAACTCAGCGTTACCCTGCTATGGGCTACAGTTTGTGCTATGAGTACGGCATTTTCCGCCAAAAACTGGTGGATGGCTGGCAGACAGAGCTTCCGGACTTTTGGCTGCCCGGCGGACGCATCTGGATGCATGAGATTCC is a window from the Caproicibacterium lactatifermentans genome containing:
- the dut gene encoding dUTP diphosphatase; the encoded protein is MTILIKKMRTEAILPVRATVGSAGLDLCACLQKPLTIAPGDLVQVPTGIAAALPEGTVGLLCGRSGLGVKHGITLSNCVGVIDSDYRGELAVGLCNVGDKPYTLRPGERFAQLLVLPALTPALQEVQDLPPTQRGTSGFGSTGK
- a CDS encoding U32 family peptidase, encoding MKKIMKPEVLAPAGSPEALTAAVRAGADAVYLGASSFSARAGAHNFSKEELKQAVAYCHGRGVRVHLAVNILLHEAELPAALELVQYACSLPVDAVLVQDPGLLYLLRRCCPDLPLHASTQMSIHTPAGVRACQTAGFSRVVLSRELSLTEIKQIHRACPNVELESFVHGALCMSVSGQCWFSAVLGRRSGNRGQCAQPCRLPFAAPGGTGHDLSLKDLSMIPRLQELRDAGIDSFKIEGRMKRPEYVAAATHAGRLAADGQPLPPQLLRDLHHVFSRSGFTTGYPDGKRGRTMFGTRSKEDSSDTSEACAHLRGLYRREFSHIPVSFVLTIQEGKPVQLQVRDEAGHTAAAESPVLPQPARTRPLTNAFCTEHLQKTGSTPFLAANVQCRIGDSLSVPVSVLNHLRRDVLEQLLEQRSQHSPIPFTAVPLSTEPHRAAAFTLRARFPDGQVPDEAAVCESILVPYSLPLSALKELRRRGFSVWLELPRGMFGTEESVRRSLQETAEEGFRDVWTGTLNSVGLARELGLTPHGGFSLNVTNSAALRWYTEFGLTDTELSFELTLQQAAALGGSLPRGLLVYGRLPLMLTRNCPIANGGGCRHCRTAQSLTDRMGMQFPVQCFGGCSDVLNSVPLSLLGRLSTLSNMDFGVLRFTTETLPGRAKILRMAAADQSIGGSITRGLYDRGIL
- a CDS encoding cell division protein ZapA, with protein sequence MSKHSVRLTICGTECAVGTENNEAYVRSLAAEVQTCMLQLSRQSVRASGTVTAIVAALSFCDDYHKEKEAAEALRQQMQRCLADTAKANQQAREAQQEANRLRQETACLRARLGQEEPDPSARTAQQAPVERETSGVFSRPQPKTEKSGADFLSLFEDKHEKNNET